AACGCCGAGTAGCCCGCGGCCCCGGGCGCCGTTCGAGTCCGTCGCCTGAAGCCCCACCGCTTCGAGCCCGGCCGCTCGAAGCCCCACCGCTGCGAGCCCGGCCGCTCGAAGCCCCACCGCTGAAGCCCCACCGCTGCGAGCCCGGCCGCTTCGATCCCTGTCGGTGGCTGCTGGTAGACAGGCTCTGCCCCCTTTCGTCCCGAGGAGAAGCGCCATGACGGTCAACAAGCACATCGAGGAATTCCACGGCCTGCCGGTGTTCGACGTCGCGGGCGCACTCGCCGACGGCAGGGCGCTGCCCGCGCCGGGCGACGTCGCCTGGCGGCTGGACGTGGACTTCGACTCGTCCGGCACCTTCGCGGAGCTGTGGGAGGCGTTCCTCGGCGCGGTCGACCCGGCCGGCGTCCGGGCCGTGGTGGTCGGCTCCTGGTGGGGCGACGACCCGATGCAGCCGCTGACCGAGTCGCTCGCGCTGATCGTGGGCAGCGCGGGGCGGCTGCCCGCCCTGCGGGCGCTGTTCCTGGGCGAGGCGACGTTCGAGGAGAGCGAGATCTCCTGGATCCAGCCGACCGACCTGACCCCGCTGCTGGAGGCCTACCCGCTGCTGGAGGAGCTGGCCGCCCGTGGCGCCTACTCCACGTACGGCGAGCTGCCGCCGCCGTACCTGCGGCCGGTGCGGCACGAGCACCTGCGGGCGCTGCGCTTCGAGTCGGGCGGCCTCTCCGGCACGGTCGTGCAGGCGATCGGCGCCAGCGAGCTGCCGGCGCTGGAGCGCCTCGACCTCTGGCTCGGCACCGACGACTACGGCTGCGACGTGACGCTGGAGGACCTCGCGCCGGTGCTCGACGGCGGCCGCCTCCCGGCCCTGCGCCACCTGGGCCTGGAGAACAGCCACCTGGCGGATGAGATCGCCGGGGCGGTGGCCGGCGCGCCGGTGGTCGCCCGGCTGACCTCGCTCAGCCTCGCCCTGGGGATGCTGACCGACCAGGGCGCCGCCGCGCTGCTGGCGGGCCAGCCGCTCACCCACCTCGCCTCGCTCGACCTGCACCACCACTACCTCGGCGAGGAGATGCAGCAGCGCCTGCGGGACTCCGTGGCGGCGGCCGGCGTCGCGCTGGACCTCTCGGACGCCGAGGGGCCGGACAACGACTGGCCCTACGTCGCCACCGGCGAGTGACCGGCGATCCGACGGACCACCCGGCCATGACCTCTCCGCGGCTCACCGTGCTGGGCGTCCCGGGCCACCGGCGGGTGACGCTGTTCGCCGCCGCCGCGCGGGCCGCCGGGCTGCCCGAGCCCGCCGTCCTGCCCTGGCTGGACGTGCTGCGCGGCTCGTACCGGATCGAGCCGGGCACCGTCCTGCGGGTGGACTCGCCCGGCGAGGACGCGGCGGTGGACGCGCTGCTGCGCGGTCCGGCCCTCGGCAGCGGGTACGCGCCGACCCGGGTGGAGGGCACGGCCGCCTGGTACGCCGGGTTCACCGCCGCGCTCGCGGGGGTGGCCCGGGCCGTCCGGGCGGCGCCCGGTGCCCGGCTGCTCGCCGATCCGGCCGAGACCGGCGTGATGTTCGACAAGCGCCGTACCCACCGGCTGCTCGCCGGGGCGGGTGTACCCGTCCCGCCGGCGCTGGAGCAGGGCGCGGAGCCCGTCCGGGGCTGGGCGGATCTGCGGGAGCGGCTGGCGGCCGCCGGTCTGCACCGGGTCTTCGTCAAGCCCGCGCACGGCTCGTCCGCCTCCGGCGTGGTGGCCCTGGAGTTCGGCCCGCGCGGGCAGGTGGCCGCGACCACCTCGGCGGCCTGGCAGGGCGGTGAGCTGCACAACTCACTGCGGGTACGGCGTTACCGGGAGGAGCGGGAGGTCGCCGCGATCGTCGACCGGCTGGCGCCGGACGGCCTGCACGTCGAGCGGTGGATCCCGAAGGCGTCCCAGCGCGGGCGCTCCGCCGACCTGCGGGTGGTGGTGGTCGCCGGCCGGGCCACCCATGTCGTGGTGCGCACCAGCGGCGGCCCGATGACCAACCTGCATCTCGGCGGCGCCCGGGGCGATCCGGAGCTCGTCCGGGCGGCGGCGGGCCCCTGCTGGGCGGATCTGCTGGAGACCGCCGAGCGGGCGGCCGCCTGCTTCCCCGGCTCCCCGATGGCCGGGGTCGACGTGCTGCCCTCGGCCGGGTGGCGGCGCTACCTGGTCGGCGAGGTCAACGCCTTCGGTGACCTGCTGCCGGGGCTCACCGGCCTGCCCGGCGGCCCCGCCGAGGACCTCGACACCTACGGCGCCCAGATCGCGGCCCTCCTGACGGCCGGCCGGGGAGCCACCCCATGACCGAACGGACGAACAGCCCCGTGCAGCGGACGAACCACCCGATCCCCGACATGAACCAGGTCGTCGGCAGCCACGACCTGCTGCTGGTCACCCTCGACACGCTGCGCTTCGACGTCGCCGAGGAGCTGG
The sequence above is drawn from the Kitasatospora sp. NBC_00315 genome and encodes:
- a CDS encoding STM4015 family protein, whose amino-acid sequence is MTVNKHIEEFHGLPVFDVAGALADGRALPAPGDVAWRLDVDFDSSGTFAELWEAFLGAVDPAGVRAVVVGSWWGDDPMQPLTESLALIVGSAGRLPALRALFLGEATFEESEISWIQPTDLTPLLEAYPLLEELAARGAYSTYGELPPPYLRPVRHEHLRALRFESGGLSGTVVQAIGASELPALERLDLWLGTDDYGCDVTLEDLAPVLDGGRLPALRHLGLENSHLADEIAGAVAGAPVVARLTSLSLALGMLTDQGAAALLAGQPLTHLASLDLHHHYLGEEMQQRLRDSVAAAGVALDLSDAEGPDNDWPYVATGE
- a CDS encoding STM4014 family protein — its product is MTSPRLTVLGVPGHRRVTLFAAAARAAGLPEPAVLPWLDVLRGSYRIEPGTVLRVDSPGEDAAVDALLRGPALGSGYAPTRVEGTAAWYAGFTAALAGVARAVRAAPGARLLADPAETGVMFDKRRTHRLLAGAGVPVPPALEQGAEPVRGWADLRERLAAAGLHRVFVKPAHGSSASGVVALEFGPRGQVAATTSAAWQGGELHNSLRVRRYREEREVAAIVDRLAPDGLHVERWIPKASQRGRSADLRVVVVAGRATHVVVRTSGGPMTNLHLGGARGDPELVRAAAGPCWADLLETAERAAACFPGSPMAGVDVLPSAGWRRYLVGEVNAFGDLLPGLTGLPGGPAEDLDTYGAQIAALLTAGRGATP